TCACGAGATTCCTCGGTGCGCCTCCGAAGCGGCTTACTCGGAATGACTACCTACATATTCTGTTGCCATCCCCCCACTCCTCCCTTCATACTTTCTCATCTCATAGTTACCTTTTAAACGAAATTTAACAATGTGTGGACAGGAAGGAGCATGGAATTATGGAATACCGACAACTGGGCAATTCCGAACTGGAAGTTTCCGAAGTAGGCCTTGGCACTTGGGCCATGGGCAACGATTTTTTCGGGGAGGTGGACGATCAGGAATCCATTGGCGCTATTCAGATGGCAATCGACAACGGCATCAACTTTATCGATACCGCACCGGCATACGGTGACGGTCATTCCGAGGAGGTCGTCGGAAAAGCTCTCAAGGGCAGACGGGACTCGGTGGTGCTGGCGACGAAATGCGGCGTCATCCGGGAGAACGGGAAGTTTAAGATCAACCTGGAGCCGGATTCCGTCCGTCAGGAAATCGACGACTCGCTCCGGCGCCTGGATGTAGACGTCATCGACCTCTACCAAATCCATTGGCCGGACGAGGACACCCCCATCGAAAAAACCCTGGATCCGCTCCTCAAGGCACAGGAAGCCGGGAAATTCCGCTACTTGGGTCTCTCGAATTTCCAGCCGGATCAG
This Candidatus Neomarinimicrobiota bacterium DNA region includes the following protein-coding sequences:
- a CDS encoding aldo/keto reductase, which translates into the protein MEYRQLGNSELEVSEVGLGTWAMGNDFFGEVDDQESIGAIQMAIDNGINFIDTAPAYGDGHSEEVVGKALKGRRDSVVLATKCGVIRENGKFKINLEPDSVRQEIDDSLRRLDVDVIDLYQIHWPDEDTPIEKTLDPLLKAQEAGKFRYLGLSNFQPDQMDEVRALTDFVSLQPPYSLLKRNIEGGILPYCQQHDIGVVSYGTLAGGILTGKFKEIPEFEEGDHRDHFYKYFQEPTWSKVQKLLDVLREIAAERDVPVTQIAINWATQQPGITTALVGAKNADQAKANAAAGDWKLSDEERTQIAHAYQEIFGK